One part of the Cetobacterium somerae ATCC BAA-474 genome encodes these proteins:
- a CDS encoding RelA/SpoT family protein: protein MKYWQEIESEIDKHNLKVDKEKIRMAFFFAEECHIGQYRKSGDSYIIHPVEVTKILIDMKMDTEGIIAGILHDIVEDTLITIADIKYNFGDEVAHLVDGVTKLDHLPNGTKKQDENIRKMIIAMAKDVRVIIIKLADRLHNMRTLKFMPPEKQKRIAQETLSIYAPLAHRLGIAKIKWELEDMSLHYLEPEKYKDIKALIDEKKDERKKYLEEMVNNITRLLNEVQIYAKVKGRFKHFYSIYKKMFEKGKDFDGIYDLIGIRIILNTEAECYNTLGVIHSNYRPVPGRFKDYIAVPKSNNYQSIHTTIVGPLGKFVEIQIRTEDMDRVAEEGVAAHWSYKENKKISKKDQVYGWLRNIVELNQGAENTEEFIKEVTGDIVKETVFVFSPKGDVIELAQGATPIDFAFNIHTEIGIKCVGAKVNGKIVPLDYKLNNGDRVEVITSKTGRGPGNDWLDIVATQSAKSKIKKWLKDQKLDENIKVGKELIEKEVGKLGMTLKEFEDSPILKKHLEKHNIPTMSDFYFHMGETKSKVDVVVAKLKIEQEKSKAYIESNLEDFIKEPIKKKSAKKDDQGIIIDGTENTLIRFARCCTPLPGDDIGGYVTKLTGIAIHRKDCPNYISMVNHDPARVIDVNWDERLLEAPSKKNRYTFAFTIKAIDRQNILMDVVTMISNHKINVLSLNSHNIKKGLDTIAIIKVTVELNNKDEYKQLVSHLLKIKDVMSVER, encoded by the coding sequence ATGAAATATTGGCAAGAAATAGAAAGTGAAATAGATAAGCACAATTTAAAAGTGGACAAAGAAAAGATCAGAATGGCTTTCTTTTTTGCAGAAGAATGCCATATAGGACAATACAGAAAATCTGGTGACAGCTATATAATACATCCTGTAGAAGTAACCAAAATATTAATAGATATGAAGATGGATACAGAGGGAATAATAGCAGGAATACTTCATGATATAGTTGAAGATACACTGATAACTATAGCAGATATAAAGTATAACTTTGGAGACGAAGTTGCCCATCTTGTAGATGGAGTTACAAAATTAGACCATTTACCTAATGGAACTAAAAAACAGGATGAAAATATTAGAAAAATGATAATAGCAATGGCAAAAGATGTTAGAGTTATTATTATAAAATTGGCAGATAGACTTCATAATATGAGGACTTTAAAGTTTATGCCACCAGAAAAACAAAAAAGAATTGCTCAAGAAACTCTTTCTATATATGCCCCTTTAGCTCATAGATTAGGTATAGCAAAGATAAAGTGGGAATTAGAGGATATGTCTTTACATTATTTAGAACCAGAAAAATATAAAGATATAAAAGCATTAATTGATGAAAAAAAAGACGAGAGAAAAAAATATTTAGAAGAGATGGTAAATAATATAACTCGTTTGTTAAATGAAGTACAAATATATGCAAAAGTTAAAGGAAGATTTAAACATTTTTATAGTATTTATAAAAAAATGTTTGAAAAAGGCAAAGATTTTGATGGAATTTATGATTTAATAGGTATTAGAATTATTTTAAATACAGAAGCAGAATGTTACAATACTTTAGGAGTTATACATAGTAATTACAGACCTGTTCCTGGAAGATTTAAGGATTATATAGCGGTTCCTAAATCAAATAACTATCAATCAATTCATACAACAATTGTAGGACCTTTGGGAAAATTTGTTGAGATTCAAATTAGAACTGAAGATATGGATAGAGTAGCTGAAGAGGGAGTTGCAGCTCACTGGAGTTATAAAGAAAATAAAAAAATAAGTAAAAAAGATCAAGTTTATGGATGGCTTAGAAATATTGTAGAGTTAAATCAAGGTGCAGAAAATACTGAAGAATTTATTAAAGAAGTAACTGGAGATATAGTAAAAGAGACGGTATTTGTATTTTCTCCAAAAGGAGATGTTATTGAGTTAGCTCAAGGTGCTACACCAATAGATTTTGCTTTTAATATTCATACAGAGATTGGGATAAAGTGTGTAGGTGCAAAAGTTAATGGAAAAATAGTTCCATTGGATTACAAATTAAATAATGGTGATCGAGTAGAAGTTATTACATCTAAAACTGGTAGAGGACCTGGAAATGATTGGTTAGATATTGTAGCTACACAAAGTGCAAAAAGTAAAATAAAAAAATGGTTAAAAGACCAAAAACTTGATGAAAATATTAAAGTTGGAAAAGAGCTTATCGAAAAAGAAGTTGGAAAATTAGGAATGACTTTAAAAGAGTTTGAAGATAGCCCAATTCTAAAAAAGCATTTAGAGAAACATAATATACCAACAATGAGTGATTTCTATTTCCATATGGGAGAGACAAAAAGTAAAGTAGATGTAGTTGTTGCTAAATTAAAGATAGAGCAAGAAAAAAGTAAAGCGTATATAGAAAGTAATCTAGAAGATTTTATTAAAGAGCCTATAAAGAAAAAATCAGCAAAAAAGGATGATCAAGGAATTATAATTGATGGGACAGAAAATACTCTAATAAGATTTGCAAGATGTTGTACACCTCTTCCTGGAGATGATATAGGTGGATATGTAACAAAATTAACAGGAATTGCAATTCATAGAAAAGATTGTCCAAATTATATTTCAATGGTTAACCATGATCCTGCAAGAGTTATAGATGTTAATTGGGATGAGAGACTTTTAGAAGCACCTTCGAAAAAAAATAGATATACTTTTGCTTTTACAATAAAAGCTATAGATAGACAAAATATACTTATGGATGTTGTAACAATGATTTCAAACCATAAAATAAATGTATTATCTTTAAACTCTCATAATATAAAAAAGGGATTAGATACAATTGCAATTATAAAAGTGACTGTTGAGTTAAATAATAAAGATGAGTATAAACAATTAGTTAGTCATCTATTAAAAATAAAAGATGTAATGTCAGTAGAAAGATAG
- the tgt gene encoding tRNA guanosine(34) transglycosylase Tgt: MSKKLPVTYELYDKDGKARTGKITTPHGEIETPVFMPVGTQATVKGMTPEELEEMGAEIILGNTYHLYLRPGDELVAKFGGLHKFMNWKKPILTDSGGFQVFSLGDLRNIKEEGVYFRSHLDGSKHFISPEKSINIQNNLGSDIVMLFDECPPGMSSKEYLIPSIERTTRWAKRCVEAHKRPDEQGLFAIVQGGIYEDLRDKSLSELSEMDEYFSGYAVGGLAVGEPREDMYRVLDYIVEKLPEDKPRYLMGVGEPLDMLEAVASGIDMMDCVQPSRIGRHGTIFTKYGRLVVKNASYSEDTRPLDEGCDCYVCRNYTRGYIRHLFKAQEILGGRLATYHNLYFLLKLMKDSRTAIKEKRFNEFKAEFEKNYAMGKNSDWIKPIKFDK; encoded by the coding sequence ATGAGTAAAAAGTTACCAGTAACGTATGAATTATACGATAAAGATGGAAAAGCGAGAACAGGAAAAATAACAACTCCTCATGGAGAGATTGAAACGCCTGTGTTTATGCCTGTTGGAACTCAAGCCACAGTAAAAGGAATGACTCCAGAAGAGTTAGAGGAAATGGGAGCTGAAATAATTTTAGGAAACACGTATCACTTGTATTTAAGACCAGGTGATGAGTTAGTTGCTAAATTTGGTGGATTACATAAATTTATGAATTGGAAAAAACCTATTTTAACAGATAGTGGTGGATTCCAAGTATTTAGTTTAGGTGATTTAAGAAATATTAAGGAAGAAGGAGTTTATTTTAGATCACATTTAGATGGTTCTAAACACTTTATTTCTCCAGAAAAATCAATAAATATTCAAAATAATTTAGGATCAGATATAGTTATGTTATTTGATGAGTGCCCACCAGGAATGTCATCAAAAGAGTACCTTATTCCATCTATTGAAAGAACTACAAGATGGGCAAAAAGATGTGTAGAAGCACACAAAAGACCAGATGAGCAAGGTTTATTTGCAATAGTTCAAGGTGGAATTTATGAAGATTTAAGAGATAAAAGTTTATCTGAATTAAGTGAAATGGATGAATACTTCTCTGGATATGCTGTTGGAGGTTTAGCTGTTGGTGAACCTAGAGAGGATATGTATAGAGTATTAGATTATATAGTTGAGAAGTTACCTGAAGATAAACCAAGATATTTAATGGGAGTAGGAGAACCTTTAGATATGCTAGAAGCTGTAGCATCAGGAATAGATATGATGGATTGTGTACAACCAAGTAGAATTGGAAGACACGGAACAATATTTACAAAATATGGAAGACTTGTTGTAAAAAATGCTTCATATTCTGAAGACACTAGACCTTTAGATGAGGGATGTGATTGCTATGTATGTAGGAATTATACAAGAGGTTATATAAGACACTTATTTAAAGCTCAAGAAATATTAGGTGGAAGATTAGCAACATACCATAATTTATATTTCTTATTAAAATTAATGAAAGATTCAAGAACTGCTATAAAAGAGAAGAGATTTAATGAATTTAAAGCTGAATTTGAAAAAAACTATGCTATGGGAAAAAATAGTGATTGGATAAAACCAATAAAATTTGATAAATAA
- a CDS encoding asparaginase, with translation MLEKILIINTGGTIGMVNSEENNPNSPLRPAKNWFEVAKNHPILERFPADYCQISTLIDSSDMNPEIWIDIVKIIEKNYYDYRGFVILHGTDTMAFTASALSFMLKNLDKPVVLTGSQVPLVTPRSDALQNLITSIQIAGNRIYGVKSIPEVTICFRDELLRGNRARKIDATNYFGFASPNYRALGEIGCEIKIHDKKVLDMPKNEFYTDSSINSNILIVEIFPGMNPQYIKTLVESHSEIKGVILKTYGNGNAPTTDNFVSALKSIIDSGVVVVNITQCATGAVKMGLYEASSALKSIGVISGGDMTPEAAITKLMYLLGKNLPIEEIKVFMESDLCGEITV, from the coding sequence ATGTTAGAAAAAATTCTTATCATAAATACTGGGGGCACTATTGGTATGGTCAACAGCGAGGAAAATAATCCTAATAGTCCTTTAAGACCTGCTAAAAATTGGTTTGAAGTAGCTAAAAATCATCCTATTTTAGAAAGATTTCCTGCTGACTACTGTCAAATTTCAACTTTAATTGATTCTTCAGATATGAATCCTGAAATTTGGATTGATATTGTTAAAATTATAGAAAAAAATTATTATGACTACAGAGGATTTGTAATTTTACATGGAACTGATACTATGGCTTTTACAGCTTCAGCTCTATCTTTTATGCTTAAAAATCTTGATAAACCTGTGGTTTTAACTGGGTCTCAAGTTCCTTTAGTTACACCAAGAAGTGATGCACTTCAAAATTTAATTACATCTATTCAAATTGCAGGTAATAGAATATACGGTGTTAAAAGTATACCTGAAGTTACAATCTGTTTTAGAGATGAGTTATTGAGAGGAAATCGAGCTAGAAAAATTGATGCTACAAATTATTTTGGGTTTGCTTCACCAAATTATAGAGCTTTGGGAGAGATTGGATGTGAAATTAAAATTCATGATAAAAAGGTTTTAGATATGCCTAAAAATGAGTTTTATACAGATTCTTCTATCAACAGTAATATACTTATTGTTGAGATTTTCCCTGGAATGAATCCTCAATATATAAAAACACTTGTAGAATCTCATTCTGAAATAAAGGGAGTTATTTTAAAAACTTATGGAAATGGTAATGCTCCAACTACTGATAATTTTGTTTCAGCTTTAAAATCTATTATTGATTCAGGAGTTGTTGTTGTTAATATTACTCAATGTGCAACTGGTGCTGTCAAAATGGGATTATATGAAGCTAGTAGCGCATTAAAAAGTATTGGAGTAATCAGCGGTGGAGATATGACTCCAGAAGCAGCCATAACCAAGTTAATGTATTTATTAGGAAAAAATCTTCCTATTGAAGAAATTAAAGTTTTTATGGAATCTGATTTATGTGGTGAAATAACTGTTTGA
- a CDS encoding adenylosuccinate synthase has product MAGYVVVGTQWGDEGKGKIIDVLGDRADYVVRFQGGNNAGHTVVVNGEKFILHLLPSGMLHGQGKCIIGPGVVVDPKVLLKELDTLEAKGAKVDHLFISDRAHLIMPYHIQLDILKEERSGDNKIGTTKRGIGPCYSDKFSRVGIRAVELLDMELFAKKLQMNLEEKNELFTKIYDAPTMKFEDIFEEYRGYAERLKHRIIDATPEINKALDDDKFVLFEGAQAMMLDINYGTYPYVTSSSPTSGGVTTGVGVSPRKIDRIIGVMKAYTTRVGEGPFVTELNNDLGEKIRQIGGEFGATTGRPRRCGWLDLVVGKYAVDINGLTDVVITKIDVLSGLDTLKICTGYEIDGKVYTTVPAATEKLAYAKPIYEELPGWTEDISNMKDYNELPENCKKYLARVEEYLGCQITVVSVGPDRSQNIFLKDI; this is encoded by the coding sequence ATGGCAGGATATGTTGTAGTTGGAACTCAATGGGGAGACGAAGGAAAAGGAAAAATAATTGACGTTCTTGGAGATAGAGCTGATTACGTTGTTAGATTCCAAGGTGGAAATAATGCTGGACACACAGTTGTTGTTAATGGAGAGAAATTTATACTTCATTTATTACCATCTGGTATGTTACATGGACAAGGTAAATGTATCATCGGACCAGGAGTTGTTGTTGATCCTAAAGTTCTTTTAAAAGAACTTGATACATTAGAAGCTAAAGGAGCTAAAGTTGATCACCTATTTATAAGTGATAGAGCTCATCTTATTATGCCTTACCACATTCAATTAGATATCTTAAAAGAAGAGAGAAGTGGAGATAACAAAATTGGAACTACAAAAAGAGGAATTGGACCTTGTTACTCTGATAAATTTTCAAGAGTTGGAATTAGAGCTGTTGAATTATTAGATATGGAGCTATTTGCTAAGAAATTACAAATGAATTTAGAAGAGAAAAATGAACTTTTCACTAAAATCTATGATGCTCCTACTATGAAGTTTGAAGATATTTTTGAAGAGTACAGAGGATATGCTGAAAGATTAAAGCATAGAATTATTGATGCTACTCCTGAAATTAACAAAGCTTTAGATGATGACAAATTCGTTTTATTTGAAGGAGCTCAAGCTATGATGCTAGATATTAACTATGGAACATACCCATACGTTACTTCATCATCTCCTACAAGTGGAGGAGTTACTACTGGTGTTGGAGTTTCTCCTAGAAAAATCGATAGAATAATTGGAGTTATGAAAGCTTATACAACTAGAGTTGGAGAAGGACCTTTCGTTACTGAGTTAAATAATGATTTAGGAGAAAAAATCAGACAAATTGGTGGAGAGTTTGGAGCTACAACTGGAAGACCAAGAAGATGTGGATGGTTAGATCTTGTTGTTGGTAAGTATGCTGTTGATATAAACGGATTAACTGACGTTGTAATAACAAAAATCGACGTTTTAAGTGGATTAGACACTTTAAAAATTTGTACTGGATACGAAATCGATGGAAAAGTTTATACAACTGTACCTGCTGCTACAGAAAAATTAGCTTATGCTAAACCAATTTATGAAGAGTTACCTGGATGGACAGAGGATATCTCTAATATGAAAGATTACAATGAGTTACCTGAGAACTGTAAAAAATACCTTGCTAGAGTTGAAGAGTATTTAGGATGTCAAATAACTGTTGTTTCTGTTGGTCCTGATAGAAGTCAAAACATATTCTTAAAAGATATATAA
- the trmB gene encoding tRNA (guanosine(46)-N7)-methyltransferase TrmB, giving the protein MKERLEDTLWKHFFTNPRTNYNPYMVKLVEYPNHIIYDSEIMDSYRGNWNQKAFGNNNPVYLEIGSGSGNFAVGMAAKYPERNHLALEIRFKRLVLSATKAVKRNLNNVVFLRRRGEDITKFIGNEEIEGLYINFPDPWEGNEKNRILQPKLFELLDVIMKVDGTLFFKTDHDQYYSDVLEFAKDLKNYEVVYHTPDLHNSPKAADNIRTEFEDLFICKHNKNINYIEIKKIK; this is encoded by the coding sequence ATGAAAGAAAGATTAGAAGACACTCTATGGAAACACTTCTTCACAAATCCTAGAACTAATTATAATCCATACATGGTTAAATTAGTAGAATACCCTAATCACATTATCTATGATAGTGAAATTATGGACTCTTATAGAGGAAATTGGAACCAAAAAGCTTTTGGAAACAATAATCCTGTATATCTTGAAATAGGATCTGGAAGTGGGAACTTTGCAGTTGGAATGGCTGCTAAATATCCAGAGAGAAATCACTTAGCTCTTGAAATAAGATTTAAAAGATTAGTTTTATCTGCTACTAAAGCCGTTAAAAGAAATCTTAATAATGTTGTTTTCTTAAGAAGACGTGGTGAAGATATTACAAAATTTATAGGAAATGAAGAGATTGAAGGACTTTACATTAATTTCCCTGACCCTTGGGAGGGAAATGAAAAAAATAGAATACTTCAACCTAAACTTTTCGAACTTCTTGATGTTATAATGAAAGTTGATGGAACTTTATTTTTTAAAACAGACCATGATCAATATTATTCAGATGTTCTTGAATTTGCTAAAGATTTAAAAAACTATGAAGTAGTTTATCATACACCTGATTTACATAACAGCCCTAAAGCTGCTGATAATATCAGAACAGAGTTTGAAGATTTATTTATATGTAAACATAACAAAAATATCAACTATATTGAAATAAAAAAAATCAAATAA
- a CDS encoding 3-deoxy-D-manno-octulosonic acid transferase has translation MGEINLIDALVKKLKNDFNENILLTVFTDTGYEIAMNKYSKDDRISILRFPLDDIFILKKIFNYIQVSKIILIETEIWPNFINLGSKYSKIFIVNGRISNKSFPRYKKISWIIKPLFSKISGFFMQSQEDKNRIILLGADKNKVFVTGNLKFDISFETFSSEDMSNLKRFIKSDTRKIFVAGSTRQGEDSILIDVFKELKNTLLIIVPRHLERVPEIETLVKNSNLTYKKLTNLELNPSSEEFQILIVDKMGVLRKFYSIADIVFVGGTLVNVGGHSLLEPLFYGKSPIFGPYLQNVKDISKDILNLNIGYKINNKEEFLNTINLLETKPVSEDKIKAFFKSNQNAAEKTIKFMEEE, from the coding sequence GTGGGAGAAATCAATCTTATAGACGCATTGGTAAAAAAACTAAAAAATGATTTCAACGAAAATATTTTACTTACAGTTTTTACTGATACGGGTTATGAAATAGCTATGAATAAATACTCAAAAGATGATAGAATATCTATATTAAGATTTCCATTAGATGATATTTTTATACTAAAAAAAATATTCAATTATATTCAAGTTTCTAAAATAATTTTAATAGAAACTGAAATTTGGCCTAACTTTATAAACTTAGGTTCAAAGTATTCAAAAATATTTATTGTTAATGGCAGAATTTCAAATAAAAGTTTTCCTAGATACAAAAAAATTTCTTGGATTATAAAACCTCTTTTTTCTAAAATATCTGGATTTTTTATGCAATCTCAAGAAGATAAAAATCGAATAATTCTTTTAGGTGCTGATAAAAACAAAGTATTTGTAACTGGTAATCTAAAATTTGATATTTCTTTTGAAACATTTTCTTCTGAAGATATGTCAAATTTAAAAAGATTTATAAAAAGTGATACACGAAAAATCTTTGTTGCTGGTAGCACTAGACAAGGAGAAGATTCTATTCTTATAGATGTTTTTAAAGAACTTAAAAATACACTTCTTATTATTGTCCCACGACATTTAGAAAGAGTTCCTGAAATTGAAACTTTAGTAAAAAATTCAAATTTAACATATAAAAAATTAACTAATTTAGAATTAAATCCATCTTCAGAAGAGTTTCAAATACTTATTGTTGATAAAATGGGTGTTCTCAGAAAATTCTATTCTATTGCTGATATTGTATTTGTTGGTGGAACACTAGTTAATGTTGGTGGTCATAGTTTACTAGAGCCACTATTTTATGGAAAATCTCCAATTTTTGGCCCATATTTACAAAATGTTAAAGATATATCTAAAGATATTTTAAATCTTAATATTGGATATAAAATTAACAATAAAGAGGAGTTTTTAAATACTATTAATCTCTTAGAAACAAAACCTGTTTCTGAGGATAAAATAAAAGCATTTTTCAAAAGCAATCAAAATGCTGCTGAAAAAACGATTAAATTTATGGAGGAAGAATGA
- the cmk gene encoding (d)CMP kinase, with product MKNYIIALDGPAGSGKSTIAKVIAKNFGLTYLDTGAMYRMVALYILENNIDFNNVADVENILNNIKVDIIDDKFILNGKDVSLEIRTPEVTKIVSPVSAIKAVRVKLVDLQREISKGKKVILDGRDIGTVVFPNADLKIFLVASPEERAKRRVKDYASKGITEDFETVLKDILERDHTDSTRKESPLKKAEDAIEVDTSFLNIEESVQTISNLIKEKIGG from the coding sequence ATGAAAAACTATATTATTGCTTTAGATGGTCCAGCTGGAAGCGGAAAAAGTACTATTGCTAAAGTTATAGCTAAAAATTTTGGCCTAACATATCTTGATACAGGAGCTATGTATAGAATGGTAGCTCTTTATATCCTTGAAAATAATATTGATTTCAATAATGTAGCTGATGTAGAAAATATTTTAAATAATATTAAAGTTGATATTATAGATGATAAATTTATATTAAATGGTAAGGATGTTTCTTTAGAAATTAGAACACCTGAAGTTACTAAAATTGTTTCTCCAGTATCTGCTATCAAAGCTGTTAGAGTTAAATTAGTAGATTTACAAAGAGAGATTAGTAAAGGAAAAAAAGTTATTTTAGATGGAAGAGATATTGGAACAGTTGTTTTTCCAAATGCTGATTTAAAAATATTTTTAGTTGCTTCTCCTGAAGAAAGAGCTAAAAGAAGAGTTAAAGATTACGCATCAAAAGGGATTACAGAAGATTTTGAAACTGTTTTAAAAGATATTTTAGAAAGAGACCATACTGATTCTACAAGAAAAGAAAGTCCTTTAAAGAAAGCCGAAGATGCTATCGAAGTTGATACTAGTTTTCTTAACATTGAAGAAAGTGTTCAAACAATATCTAACTTAATTAAAGAGAAAATCGGAGGGTAA
- the prmA gene encoding 50S ribosomal protein L11 methyltransferase, with protein sequence MKVVEIKVIFDSDSIEDTQKEICDIFYGFGATGLKIDEPLKTKNPLDFYKDEKQFLMVDYAVSAYFPMNPYSQRRNDLIKAAFEEKFNDRDDVVFTIDFYEYDEEDYQNSWKKYLYPEKVSEKFVVKPTWREYEPEENELVIELDPGRAFGTGSHPTTSLCLKIMEENIKPGNSVIDVGTGSGILMIAAEKLGATDIYGTDIDELAVEATKENLELNKISSDTAEVYLGDLISVVKDKQFDVVVANILADVILLLLKDIFKVVKKDGLIIFSGIIEDKLPEIVKQVEEKGLEILEIKRDKEWRALLIKA encoded by the coding sequence ATGAAAGTTGTTGAAATAAAAGTTATATTTGATAGTGATAGTATTGAGGATACTCAAAAAGAGATTTGTGATATATTTTATGGATTTGGAGCTACTGGTTTAAAAATTGATGAACCTTTAAAAACGAAAAATCCTTTAGATTTTTATAAAGATGAAAAGCAATTTTTAATGGTAGATTATGCTGTTTCAGCATATTTTCCAATGAATCCATATTCTCAAAGAAGAAACGATTTAATAAAAGCTGCTTTTGAGGAAAAATTTAATGATAGAGATGATGTTGTTTTTACAATTGATTTTTATGAATATGATGAGGAAGACTATCAAAACAGTTGGAAAAAATATCTATATCCTGAAAAAGTTAGTGAAAAGTTTGTTGTTAAACCAACTTGGAGAGAATATGAACCTGAGGAAAATGAATTAGTTATTGAATTAGACCCTGGAAGAGCTTTTGGTACTGGATCGCATCCAACAACATCTCTTTGTTTAAAAATTATGGAAGAAAATATAAAGCCTGGAAATTCTGTTATCGATGTAGGAACTGGATCTGGAATATTGATGATTGCAGCTGAAAAGTTAGGAGCTACTGATATTTATGGTACTGATATCGATGAGCTAGCTGTTGAAGCTACTAAGGAAAATCTTGAGTTAAATAAAATTTCTTCTGATACTGCTGAAGTTTATTTAGGAGATTTAATCTCAGTTGTTAAAGATAAGCAATTTGATGTTGTAGTAGCAAATATTCTAGCTGATGTTATTCTTTTACTTTTAAAAGATATTTTTAAAGTTGTTAAAAAAGATGGATTAATTATCTTTTCAGGTATTATAGAAGACAAGCTTCCTGAAATAGTTAAACAGGTTGAGGAGAAAGGACTTGAAATACTAGAAATAAAAAGAGATAAAGAGTGGAGAGCTCTTCTTATTAAAGCTTAG
- a CDS encoding TIGR00282 family metallophosphoesterase has protein sequence MKVLVVGDVVGNPGRKTLKAYLDKYKSNYDFIIVNGENAAAGFGITAKLCDEILDWGVNVITSGNHIWDKKEIYDYLDRSNRVLRPHNYPNGVPGTGYTILKDKKGNKIAVVSLQGRVFMPPIDCPFTVANPLIEEIRKECKHIIIDFHAEATSEKLALANYLDGKVSVVYGTHTHVQTADNKILLEGTGYISDVGMTGSDNGIIGMNKESIIPKFLTALPQKFEIAEGKERINGLDIELDDETGECIKIERINLSLIELGIFN, from the coding sequence ATGAAAGTTTTAGTTGTAGGTGACGTTGTTGGAAATCCAGGTAGAAAAACTCTAAAGGCATACCTTGATAAGTATAAAAGTAATTACGATTTTATTATCGTTAATGGTGAAAATGCTGCCGCTGGATTTGGAATAACTGCAAAACTTTGTGATGAGATTTTAGATTGGGGAGTAAATGTTATAACAAGTGGAAATCACATTTGGGATAAAAAAGAAATTTATGACTATTTAGATAGATCTAACAGAGTTCTACGTCCACATAATTATCCTAATGGTGTTCCTGGAACTGGATATACAATTTTAAAAGATAAAAAAGGAAATAAAATAGCTGTGGTTTCTCTTCAAGGAAGAGTTTTCATGCCACCAATTGATTGTCCATTTACAGTGGCAAATCCATTAATAGAAGAGATTAGAAAAGAATGTAAACATATTATTATAGATTTTCATGCTGAAGCAACATCAGAAAAATTAGCTTTAGCAAACTATTTAGATGGAAAAGTTTCTGTTGTTTACGGAACACATACACATGTACAAACTGCTGATAATAAAATCCTTCTTGAAGGCACTGGTTATATAAGTGATGTTGGAATGACAGGATCAGACAATGGAATAATTGGAATGAATAAAGAATCTATTATTCCTAAATTTTTAACTGCTTTGCCTCAAAAGTTTGAGATAGCAGAAGGAAAAGAAAGAATAAATGGTTTAGATATCGAATTAGATGATGAAACTGGTGAATGTATAAAAATAGAAAGAATCAACCTTTCTCTTATTGAGTTAGGAATATTTAATTAG
- a CDS encoding SoxR reducing system RseC family protein has protein sequence MKSSGLVKKIVGSKVTVSMYKESACSHCSKCSDSAKIANDFTFISNVDNIKIGDIITFEMEDNQVFKAAIIVYIIPLIFMFLTYFIASNMGLSEGECIGASFSGLVIAFIGIFFYDKFVVKNKMEKSVKIIDIEKR, from the coding sequence ATGAAAAGTAGTGGGTTAGTAAAAAAAATAGTAGGAAGTAAAGTAACAGTTTCAATGTATAAAGAGAGTGCTTGCTCGCATTGTAGTAAATGTAGTGATAGTGCTAAAATAGCAAATGATTTTACATTTATATCTAATGTAGATAATATTAAAATAGGTGATATTATAACTTTTGAAATGGAAGATAATCAAGTTTTTAAAGCTGCAATAATAGTTTATATAATACCGCTGATATTTATGTTTTTAACTTATTTTATAGCTTCTAATATGGGATTATCAGAGGGAGAATGTATTGGGGCAAGTTTTAGTGGGTTAGTGATAGCTTTTATAGGAATATTTTTTTATGATAAATTTGTTGTAAAAAATAAGATGGAAAAATCTGTAAAGATAATAGATATAGAAAAGAGATAG